The stretch of DNA GTTGTAGAAGTCAAAGGGCATGCCCGAGTCAATCGAGATCCGTTCTCTGGTCAGTGGCATTTGGGCGAGGACTCTCCACGAGTCCGCTCACCCTTCCGGCAGGCCAGTGACGCTATGTTTTCGCTCCGTGACTACCTAACCCGGCATAATCCTACGTACCGGCATATTCAGTACGAGAGCCTGGTGGTTTTTCCATTCGCGGAATTCTACACAGACGGGGGAAGCATCGAATGGCACCCCTGGCAGGTTGTCGACCGTCATGATCTGAGCGTCCGGTCGCTTCCGGAGTGCGTTCTAACCGCACTTGATAATGCCCGCAGGGACGCGGTGGAGCGTCGGGGGCAAGATTCTCCAATGCCGTTGAGTGAAGCGATGTGCCGAGATATTTTGCAGTTGCTTTGTCCAACGGTTGGTTCTTATCTTCCTGAAGTCTGGACGCCACCCTCGTTCCTGATGCAAGGACGACGAGCATTGTCTCGGCACTTGGATGAACTTGATTTGCTGCTGGATGCAGTGTGGCTCAACGATCGTCTACTGATACGCGGCGGGCCAGGAACTGGCAAGACCGGGCTGCTGATCAAAGCAGCCCAGCGTGTGGTGACTGAGGGTCACGGTCCTCCTTTGCTGGTGTGTTTCAATCGGCTGCTTGCGCAGGATCTGAGTCGCCAACTTCGGAATGTAGCCAAGGTAACGACCTATCATGAATTGCTCAGCACTTTACAGACGCACCATGGATCGCAGCAGCTGGCGGTAGCCCATACAGCGAGAATATTTCGTCCAGTAAGAACCTTGCTGATTGACGAGGCTGAGGATTTTTTACTTCAGGCGGAGGCAAGAGCCGCCTTGGACCTGTGCGTCGAAGGCGGTCTGGCAGAAGGACGGGTCATTGCCACCCTCGATGACCGGTACCAGCAGTTGCGGATAGGGGAAG from Deinococcus psychrotolerans encodes:
- a CDS encoding nuclease-related domain-containing DEAD/DEAH box helicase, which gives rise to MFLVPEFGIVVVEVKGHARVNRDPFSGQWHLGEDSPRVRSPFRQASDAMFSLRDYLTRHNPTYRHIQYESLVVFPFAEFYTDGGSIEWHPWQVVDRHDLSVRSLPECVLTALDNARRDAVERRGQDSPMPLSEAMCRDILQLLCPTVGSYLPEVWTPPSFLMQGRRALSRHLDELDLLLDAVWLNDRLLIRGGPGTGKTGLLIKAAQRVVTEGHGPPLLVCFNRLLAQDLSRQLRNVAKVTTYHELLSTLQTHHGSQQLAVAHTARIFRPVRTLLIDEAEDFLLQAEARAALDLCVEGGLAEGRVIATLDDRYQQLRIGEATFTAQDIFAGYLSLDLQDNRRTLPRVSSLAELYSGHSPWRRTVREDDLVQPLTSYGSPEQVVGMLADVQQQFQHEGFTSAEMVVLSGCRPDQSLAARAQQQGFPFAPYGQQSAHEVPYTSVQAFKGRECPVVILTNLPYGPDPNTLMLIGLTRSIARVAVLVEKQSAFIEQYLRRIA